A single window of Falco rusticolus isolate bFalRus1 chromosome 6, bFalRus1.pri, whole genome shotgun sequence DNA harbors:
- the E2F6 gene encoding transcription factor E2F6 isoform X3, which translates to MASPAKWERLRPLRPDTLRVSEPPMINLNVDNDVQFVRKTLKVKKPRFDASLVYLTRKFMDLVKTAPDGVLDLNEVATTLGVRKRRVYDITNVLDGIHLIQKRSKNLIQGSNLDQVVGKAPEQQNLKDELSDLSAMEEALDELIKDCAHQLFELTDDKENAKLAYVTYQDIRSIQAFQEQIVIAIKAPEETKLEIPVPKEDCIEVHVKSTKGPIDVYLCEVEKEKPGAKTFEDTVTVTSETEPSVPPDEDLQAKEKTKPPEMPD; encoded by the exons ATGGCCAGCCCTGCCAAGTGGGAGCGTCTGAGACCGCTGCGGCCGGACACGCTGCGTGTGAGTGAG cCACCAATGATCAACCTGAATGTGGACAATGACGTACAGTTTGTGAGAA AAACTCTGAAAGTCAAAAAGCCTCGATTTGATGCATCCTTGGTTTATTTGACCCGAAAATTCATGGATCTTGTCAAAACAGCTCCAGATGGTGTCCTTGATTTAAATGAAGTAGCAACAACACTTGGAGTACGAAAACGAAGGGTGTATGACATCACGAATGTGTTGGATGGAATCCACTTAATTCAGAAAAGATCTAAGAATCTTATCCA AGGTTCTAATCTTGACCAAGTTGTTGGAAAAGCACCAGAACAGCAAAACCTTAAAGATGAACTCTCTGACTTGTCAGCAATGGAAGAAGCTCTGGATGAATTAATCAAGGATTGTGCTCATCAGTTATTTGAACTAACAGatgacaaagaaaatgcaaa ACTAGCTTATGTGACGTATCAAGACATCCGTAGCATTCAGGCGTTTCAAGAACAGATTGTGATTGCAATCAAAGCTCCAGAGGAAACCAAATTGGAAATACCAGTTCCTAAAGAA GATTGCATAGAAGTACATGTGAAGAGCACAAAAGGACCCATTGATGTGTATCTGTGTGAGGTGGAAAAAGAGAAGCCAGGTGCTAAAACTTTTGAAGATACAGTTACTGTCACTTCTGAAACTGAGCCATCAGTTCCTCCTGATGAAG ATCTCCAGGcgaaggaaaaaaccaaaccacctgAGATGCCAGATTAA
- the E2F6 gene encoding transcription factor E2F6 isoform X1: protein MASPAKWERLRPLRPDTLRVSEPPMINLNVDNDVQFVRKTLKVKKPRFDASLVYLTRKFMDLVKTAPDGVLDLNEVATTLGVRKRRVYDITNVLDGIHLIQKRSKNLIQWVGSNLDQVVGKAPEQQNLKDELSDLSAMEEALDELIKDCAHQLFELTDDKENAKLAYVTYQDIRSIQAFQEQIVIAIKAPEETKLEIPVPKEDCIEVHVKSTKGPIDVYLCEVEKEKPGAKTFEDTVTVTSETEPSVPPDEDLQAKEKTKPPEMPD, encoded by the exons ATGGCCAGCCCTGCCAAGTGGGAGCGTCTGAGACCGCTGCGGCCGGACACGCTGCGTGTGAGTGAG cCACCAATGATCAACCTGAATGTGGACAATGACGTACAGTTTGTGAGAA AAACTCTGAAAGTCAAAAAGCCTCGATTTGATGCATCCTTGGTTTATTTGACCCGAAAATTCATGGATCTTGTCAAAACAGCTCCAGATGGTGTCCTTGATTTAAATGAAGTAGCAACAACACTTGGAGTACGAAAACGAAGGGTGTATGACATCACGAATGTGTTGGATGGAATCCACTTAATTCAGAAAAGATCTAAGAATCTTATCCAGTGGGT AGGTTCTAATCTTGACCAAGTTGTTGGAAAAGCACCAGAACAGCAAAACCTTAAAGATGAACTCTCTGACTTGTCAGCAATGGAAGAAGCTCTGGATGAATTAATCAAGGATTGTGCTCATCAGTTATTTGAACTAACAGatgacaaagaaaatgcaaa ACTAGCTTATGTGACGTATCAAGACATCCGTAGCATTCAGGCGTTTCAAGAACAGATTGTGATTGCAATCAAAGCTCCAGAGGAAACCAAATTGGAAATACCAGTTCCTAAAGAA GATTGCATAGAAGTACATGTGAAGAGCACAAAAGGACCCATTGATGTGTATCTGTGTGAGGTGGAAAAAGAGAAGCCAGGTGCTAAAACTTTTGAAGATACAGTTACTGTCACTTCTGAAACTGAGCCATCAGTTCCTCCTGATGAAG ATCTCCAGGcgaaggaaaaaaccaaaccacctgAGATGCCAGATTAA
- the E2F6 gene encoding transcription factor E2F6 isoform X5 has product MASPAKWERLRPLRPDTLRPPMINLNVDNDVQFVRKTLKVKKPRFDASLVYLTRKFMDLVKTAPDGVLDLNEVATTLGVRKRRVYDITNVLDGIHLIQKRSKNLIQWVGSNLDQVVGKAPEQQNLKDELSDLSAMEEALDELIKDCAHQLFELTDDKENAKLAYVTYQDIRSIQAFQEQIVIAIKAPEETKLEIPVPKEDCIEVHVKSTKGPIDVYLCEVEKEKPGAKTFEDTVTVTSETEPSVPPDEDLQAKEKTKPPEMPD; this is encoded by the exons ATGGCCAGCCCTGCCAAGTGGGAGCGTCTGAGACCGCTGCGGCCGGACACGCTGCGT cCACCAATGATCAACCTGAATGTGGACAATGACGTACAGTTTGTGAGAA AAACTCTGAAAGTCAAAAAGCCTCGATTTGATGCATCCTTGGTTTATTTGACCCGAAAATTCATGGATCTTGTCAAAACAGCTCCAGATGGTGTCCTTGATTTAAATGAAGTAGCAACAACACTTGGAGTACGAAAACGAAGGGTGTATGACATCACGAATGTGTTGGATGGAATCCACTTAATTCAGAAAAGATCTAAGAATCTTATCCAGTGGGT AGGTTCTAATCTTGACCAAGTTGTTGGAAAAGCACCAGAACAGCAAAACCTTAAAGATGAACTCTCTGACTTGTCAGCAATGGAAGAAGCTCTGGATGAATTAATCAAGGATTGTGCTCATCAGTTATTTGAACTAACAGatgacaaagaaaatgcaaa ACTAGCTTATGTGACGTATCAAGACATCCGTAGCATTCAGGCGTTTCAAGAACAGATTGTGATTGCAATCAAAGCTCCAGAGGAAACCAAATTGGAAATACCAGTTCCTAAAGAA GATTGCATAGAAGTACATGTGAAGAGCACAAAAGGACCCATTGATGTGTATCTGTGTGAGGTGGAAAAAGAGAAGCCAGGTGCTAAAACTTTTGAAGATACAGTTACTGTCACTTCTGAAACTGAGCCATCAGTTCCTCCTGATGAAG ATCTCCAGGcgaaggaaaaaaccaaaccacctgAGATGCCAGATTAA
- the E2F6 gene encoding transcription factor E2F6 isoform X4, which yields MASPAKWERLRPLRPDTLRVSEPPMINLNVDNDVQFVRKTLKVKKPRFDASLVYLTRKFMDLVKTAPDGVLDLNEVATTLGVRKRRVYDITNVLDGIHLIQKRSKNLIQWVGSNLDQVVGKAPEQQNLKDELSDLSAMEEALDELIKDCAHQLFELTDDKENAKLAYVTYQDIRSIQAFQEQIVIAIKAPEETKLEIPVPKEDCIEVHVKSTKGPIDVYLCEVEKEKPGAKTFEDTVTVTSETEPSVPPDEARSPGEGKNQTT from the exons ATGGCCAGCCCTGCCAAGTGGGAGCGTCTGAGACCGCTGCGGCCGGACACGCTGCGTGTGAGTGAG cCACCAATGATCAACCTGAATGTGGACAATGACGTACAGTTTGTGAGAA AAACTCTGAAAGTCAAAAAGCCTCGATTTGATGCATCCTTGGTTTATTTGACCCGAAAATTCATGGATCTTGTCAAAACAGCTCCAGATGGTGTCCTTGATTTAAATGAAGTAGCAACAACACTTGGAGTACGAAAACGAAGGGTGTATGACATCACGAATGTGTTGGATGGAATCCACTTAATTCAGAAAAGATCTAAGAATCTTATCCAGTGGGT AGGTTCTAATCTTGACCAAGTTGTTGGAAAAGCACCAGAACAGCAAAACCTTAAAGATGAACTCTCTGACTTGTCAGCAATGGAAGAAGCTCTGGATGAATTAATCAAGGATTGTGCTCATCAGTTATTTGAACTAACAGatgacaaagaaaatgcaaa ACTAGCTTATGTGACGTATCAAGACATCCGTAGCATTCAGGCGTTTCAAGAACAGATTGTGATTGCAATCAAAGCTCCAGAGGAAACCAAATTGGAAATACCAGTTCCTAAAGAA GATTGCATAGAAGTACATGTGAAGAGCACAAAAGGACCCATTGATGTGTATCTGTGTGAGGTGGAAAAAGAGAAGCCAGGTGCTAAAACTTTTGAAGATACAGTTACTGTCACTTCTGAAACTGAGCCATCAGTTCCTCCTGATGAAG cGAGATCTCCAGGcgaaggaaaaaaccaaaccacctgA
- the E2F6 gene encoding transcription factor E2F6 isoform X2, with product MFEKNESSYAFRSSSIICDVQPPMINLNVDNDVQFVRKTLKVKKPRFDASLVYLTRKFMDLVKTAPDGVLDLNEVATTLGVRKRRVYDITNVLDGIHLIQKRSKNLIQWVGSNLDQVVGKAPEQQNLKDELSDLSAMEEALDELIKDCAHQLFELTDDKENAKLAYVTYQDIRSIQAFQEQIVIAIKAPEETKLEIPVPKEDCIEVHVKSTKGPIDVYLCEVEKEKPGAKTFEDTVTVTSETEPSVPPDEDLQAKEKTKPPEMPD from the exons ATGTTCGAGAAAAACGAATCCAGCTATGCATTCCGTTCTTCTTCGATCATCTGTGATGTTCAG cCACCAATGATCAACCTGAATGTGGACAATGACGTACAGTTTGTGAGAA AAACTCTGAAAGTCAAAAAGCCTCGATTTGATGCATCCTTGGTTTATTTGACCCGAAAATTCATGGATCTTGTCAAAACAGCTCCAGATGGTGTCCTTGATTTAAATGAAGTAGCAACAACACTTGGAGTACGAAAACGAAGGGTGTATGACATCACGAATGTGTTGGATGGAATCCACTTAATTCAGAAAAGATCTAAGAATCTTATCCAGTGGGT AGGTTCTAATCTTGACCAAGTTGTTGGAAAAGCACCAGAACAGCAAAACCTTAAAGATGAACTCTCTGACTTGTCAGCAATGGAAGAAGCTCTGGATGAATTAATCAAGGATTGTGCTCATCAGTTATTTGAACTAACAGatgacaaagaaaatgcaaa ACTAGCTTATGTGACGTATCAAGACATCCGTAGCATTCAGGCGTTTCAAGAACAGATTGTGATTGCAATCAAAGCTCCAGAGGAAACCAAATTGGAAATACCAGTTCCTAAAGAA GATTGCATAGAAGTACATGTGAAGAGCACAAAAGGACCCATTGATGTGTATCTGTGTGAGGTGGAAAAAGAGAAGCCAGGTGCTAAAACTTTTGAAGATACAGTTACTGTCACTTCTGAAACTGAGCCATCAGTTCCTCCTGATGAAG ATCTCCAGGcgaaggaaaaaaccaaaccacctgAGATGCCAGATTAA
- the E2F6 gene encoding transcription factor E2F6 isoform X6, whose translation MINLNVDNDVQFVRKTLKVKKPRFDASLVYLTRKFMDLVKTAPDGVLDLNEVATTLGVRKRRVYDITNVLDGIHLIQKRSKNLIQWVGSNLDQVVGKAPEQQNLKDELSDLSAMEEALDELIKDCAHQLFELTDDKENAKLAYVTYQDIRSIQAFQEQIVIAIKAPEETKLEIPVPKEDCIEVHVKSTKGPIDVYLCEVEKEKPGAKTFEDTVTVTSETEPSVPPDEDLQAKEKTKPPEMPD comes from the exons ATGATCAACCTGAATGTGGACAATGACGTACAGTTTGTGAGAA AAACTCTGAAAGTCAAAAAGCCTCGATTTGATGCATCCTTGGTTTATTTGACCCGAAAATTCATGGATCTTGTCAAAACAGCTCCAGATGGTGTCCTTGATTTAAATGAAGTAGCAACAACACTTGGAGTACGAAAACGAAGGGTGTATGACATCACGAATGTGTTGGATGGAATCCACTTAATTCAGAAAAGATCTAAGAATCTTATCCAGTGGGT AGGTTCTAATCTTGACCAAGTTGTTGGAAAAGCACCAGAACAGCAAAACCTTAAAGATGAACTCTCTGACTTGTCAGCAATGGAAGAAGCTCTGGATGAATTAATCAAGGATTGTGCTCATCAGTTATTTGAACTAACAGatgacaaagaaaatgcaaa ACTAGCTTATGTGACGTATCAAGACATCCGTAGCATTCAGGCGTTTCAAGAACAGATTGTGATTGCAATCAAAGCTCCAGAGGAAACCAAATTGGAAATACCAGTTCCTAAAGAA GATTGCATAGAAGTACATGTGAAGAGCACAAAAGGACCCATTGATGTGTATCTGTGTGAGGTGGAAAAAGAGAAGCCAGGTGCTAAAACTTTTGAAGATACAGTTACTGTCACTTCTGAAACTGAGCCATCAGTTCCTCCTGATGAAG ATCTCCAGGcgaaggaaaaaaccaaaccacctgAGATGCCAGATTAA